In one window of Rathayibacter caricis DSM 15933 DNA:
- the purL gene encoding phosphoribosylformylglycinamidine synthase subunit PurL yields MAQSRIAVPDTTANAEATPEKEQPYAALGLKPDEYASIREILGRRPTSGELAMYSVMWSEHCSYKSSKMYLRQFGQKVSPAMKKNLMVGMGENAGVVDVGEGWAVTFKIESHNHPSYIEPFQGAATGVGGIVRDIISMGARPVAVMDALRFGAIDDPDTARVVHGVVAGISFYGNCLGLPNIGGETYFDSVYQGNPLVNALAVGVLRHEDLHLANARGVGNKVVLFGARTGGDGIGGASILASDTFADGGPTKRPAVQVGDPFAEKVLIECCLELFRGDLVEGIQDLGAAGISCATSELASNGDGGMFIELDSVLLRDPSLTAEEILMSESQERMMAVVTPEKLDAFLEVVGKWDVETSVLGEVTDSGRLIINWHGEEIVNVDPRTVAVDGPVYERPLEYPAWLDALQADSSSRLPRKTSGDGLRAETLALLGSANLADKSWITSQYDRYVLGNTALSYPDDGGMVRVDEESGLGFAVATDANGRWCQLDPAQGARLALAEAYRNVAVTGASPVAVSDCLNFGSPENPEVMWQFREAVTALADACLELEIPVTGGNVSFYNQTGDVPIFPTPVVGVLGVIDDVARRIPSGWQDEGDNVYLLGTTRDELDGSAWAGTVHDHLGGLPPELDLGQEKALAELIAAGARESLIASAHDLADGGLVVAVAESALRFGVGVRIWLDELMERDGVDATAALFSESTGRVLVSVPREDDVKFRGLCEGRGYPVLRIGVTDAATPAVEVQGLFTLPLAELRTVNSAVLPKHFA; encoded by the coding sequence CGAGTACGCGAGCATCCGCGAGATCCTCGGTCGGCGCCCCACGAGCGGCGAGCTGGCGATGTACTCGGTCATGTGGAGCGAGCACTGCTCCTACAAGTCGTCGAAGATGTACCTCCGCCAGTTCGGGCAGAAGGTCTCCCCCGCCATGAAGAAGAACCTCATGGTCGGCATGGGCGAGAACGCCGGAGTGGTCGACGTCGGCGAGGGCTGGGCCGTCACGTTCAAGATCGAGAGCCACAACCACCCGAGCTACATCGAGCCGTTCCAGGGCGCGGCGACCGGAGTGGGCGGCATCGTCCGCGACATCATCTCGATGGGCGCGCGGCCCGTCGCGGTCATGGACGCGCTGCGCTTCGGAGCGATCGACGACCCCGACACGGCGCGCGTCGTGCACGGCGTGGTCGCCGGCATCTCCTTCTACGGCAACTGCCTCGGCCTGCCGAACATCGGCGGCGAGACCTACTTCGACTCCGTCTACCAGGGCAACCCGCTCGTGAACGCCCTCGCGGTCGGAGTGCTGCGCCACGAGGACCTGCACCTCGCGAACGCCCGCGGAGTCGGCAACAAGGTCGTGCTCTTCGGGGCGCGCACGGGCGGCGACGGCATCGGCGGCGCGTCGATCCTCGCCTCCGACACCTTCGCCGACGGCGGACCGACCAAGCGCCCGGCCGTCCAGGTCGGCGACCCGTTCGCCGAGAAGGTGCTCATCGAGTGCTGCCTCGAGCTGTTCCGCGGCGACCTCGTCGAGGGCATCCAGGACCTCGGCGCGGCCGGCATCTCGTGCGCGACCTCCGAGCTCGCCTCCAACGGCGACGGCGGCATGTTCATCGAGCTCGACTCGGTGCTGCTGCGCGACCCCTCGCTCACGGCCGAGGAGATCCTCATGTCGGAGTCGCAGGAGCGCATGATGGCGGTCGTGACGCCCGAGAAGCTCGACGCGTTCCTCGAGGTCGTCGGCAAGTGGGACGTCGAGACCAGCGTGCTCGGCGAGGTCACCGACTCCGGCCGCCTGATCATCAACTGGCACGGCGAGGAGATCGTCAACGTCGACCCGCGGACCGTCGCGGTCGACGGACCGGTCTACGAGCGCCCCCTCGAGTACCCGGCCTGGCTCGACGCGCTGCAGGCCGACTCGTCCTCGCGCCTGCCGCGGAAGACGTCCGGCGACGGCCTGCGCGCCGAGACCCTCGCCCTGCTGGGCTCGGCGAACCTCGCCGACAAGAGCTGGATCACCTCGCAGTACGACCGCTACGTGCTCGGCAACACGGCCCTCAGCTACCCCGACGACGGCGGCATGGTCCGCGTGGACGAGGAGTCGGGTCTCGGCTTCGCCGTCGCGACCGACGCCAACGGCCGCTGGTGCCAGCTCGACCCGGCGCAGGGCGCCCGCCTCGCGCTGGCGGAGGCGTACCGCAACGTCGCCGTCACCGGCGCCTCCCCCGTCGCCGTCTCGGACTGCCTCAACTTCGGCAGCCCGGAGAACCCCGAGGTCATGTGGCAGTTCCGCGAGGCGGTCACCGCCCTCGCCGACGCCTGCCTCGAGCTCGAGATCCCCGTCACGGGCGGCAACGTCTCGTTCTACAACCAGACCGGCGACGTGCCGATCTTCCCGACCCCGGTCGTCGGCGTGCTCGGCGTGATCGACGACGTCGCGCGCCGCATCCCCTCGGGCTGGCAGGACGAGGGCGACAACGTCTACCTCCTGGGCACGACCCGCGACGAGCTCGACGGGTCGGCCTGGGCCGGCACCGTGCACGACCACCTCGGCGGCCTGCCGCCCGAGCTCGACCTCGGCCAGGAGAAGGCCCTCGCCGAGCTGATCGCGGCGGGCGCGCGGGAGTCGCTGATCGCCTCCGCCCACGACCTCGCCGACGGCGGGCTCGTCGTCGCGGTCGCCGAATCGGCGCTGCGCTTCGGCGTCGGCGTGCGGATCTGGCTCGACGAGCTGATGGAGCGCGACGGGGTCGACGCGACGGCCGCCCTCTTCTCGGAGTCGACCGGCCGCGTGCTGGTGTCGGTGCCGCGCGAGGACGACGTGAAGTTCCGCGGGCTCTGCGAGGGGCGCGGGTACCCCGTGCTGCGCATCGGCGTGACGGATGCGGCGACTCCGGCCGTCGAGGTGCAGGGGCTGTTCACGCTGCCGCTCGCGGAGCTGCGCACGGTGAACAGCGCGGTGCTGCCGAAGCACTTCGCCTGA
- a CDS encoding winged helix-turn-helix domain-containing protein: MTSRDLAAELDELRARLDRLEAGGVVATAPDAPHDDPLWALTALRDRLPPPGGVVFAGTVGTPAGPVEWQYGLTTDAFFERDWGASPGPAALAALGSPVRLRFLQAVAGGVETVAQLAESEGAGTTGQIYHHVNQLVAAGWLEARGRGRYGVPPERLVPLLVILLASGGPR, translated from the coding sequence ATGACCTCTCGCGACCTCGCCGCCGAGCTCGACGAGCTCCGCGCGCGCCTCGACCGGCTCGAAGCGGGCGGAGTCGTCGCCACCGCGCCCGACGCCCCGCACGACGACCCGCTCTGGGCCCTCACGGCCCTCCGCGACCGGCTCCCTCCTCCCGGCGGCGTCGTCTTCGCGGGCACGGTCGGCACTCCGGCAGGCCCCGTCGAGTGGCAGTACGGGCTCACCACCGACGCGTTCTTCGAGCGCGACTGGGGCGCCAGCCCGGGCCCCGCCGCGCTCGCGGCCCTCGGCAGTCCGGTGCGCCTGCGCTTCCTCCAGGCCGTCGCCGGCGGAGTCGAGACGGTCGCGCAGCTCGCCGAGAGCGAGGGCGCCGGCACGACGGGTCAGATCTACCACCACGTCAACCAGCTCGTCGCGGCCGGCTGGCTCGAGGCGCGCGGACGCGGACGCTACGGCGTCCCTCCGGAGCGCCTCGTCCCGCTGCTCGTGATCCTGCTCGCCTCCGGAGGTCCCCGATGA
- a CDS encoding serine hydrolase domain-containing protein, whose product MTRRTRLVAAATAAVAVLAAGVLLRPPTPSLSPETTGDAELASWIGDNLGDGVRDEIVAAVVTPDGVRFAGFGADETTEVEIGSVTKTITALLLAQSAAAGTVALEDRAADHADVGDFGGTLEELATHTSGLPRLSSGLGTIGRSLLAQLRGTDPYAGYSADDVLRHAADASRIDEPFLYSNLGAAVLGQTLARAEGVDYADLVQERVFAPLGMTGSRIPTTADALGPDAPTGYAASGRSVDAWAMGGYAPAGGVRSTAADMARYAQALLTDDPALGVAADEVLAPRHDAGGSGRVGLAWFTSEAAGGGLTTWHNGGTSGYSTMLAMDRERGVAVFLSGSTATSVDDVGLDLLAHVLEEQS is encoded by the coding sequence ATGACCCGCCGCACCCGTCTCGTGGCCGCCGCCACCGCCGCCGTCGCGGTCCTCGCCGCCGGTGTCCTCCTCCGCCCGCCGACCCCGTCCCTCTCCCCCGAGACGACCGGCGACGCCGAGCTCGCGAGCTGGATCGGCGACAACCTCGGCGACGGCGTGCGCGACGAGATCGTCGCCGCGGTCGTCACTCCGGACGGCGTGCGCTTCGCCGGCTTCGGCGCGGACGAGACGACCGAGGTCGAGATCGGCTCGGTCACCAAGACGATCACCGCGCTCCTGCTCGCGCAGAGCGCCGCGGCGGGCACCGTCGCGCTCGAGGATCGGGCCGCCGATCACGCCGACGTCGGTGACTTCGGCGGCACCCTCGAGGAGCTCGCGACGCACACCTCCGGACTGCCGCGGCTGTCGAGCGGACTCGGCACGATCGGGCGGTCGCTGCTCGCGCAGCTGCGCGGAACCGATCCCTATGCGGGCTACTCCGCCGACGACGTCCTGCGCCACGCGGCCGACGCGTCGCGTATCGACGAGCCGTTCCTCTACTCGAACCTGGGCGCCGCGGTGCTCGGCCAGACCCTCGCCCGGGCGGAGGGGGTCGACTACGCCGATCTCGTGCAGGAGCGCGTCTTCGCCCCGCTCGGCATGACCGGCAGCCGCATCCCGACGACCGCCGACGCCCTCGGGCCGGACGCGCCGACCGGGTACGCCGCGAGCGGCCGCTCCGTCGACGCCTGGGCGATGGGCGGCTACGCCCCCGCGGGAGGCGTGCGCTCGACCGCGGCCGACATGGCCCGCTACGCGCAGGCGCTGCTCACCGACGATCCGGCGCTCGGAGTCGCGGCCGACGAGGTGCTCGCACCGCGGCACGACGCCGGCGGGTCGGGTCGCGTCGGCCTCGCGTGGTTCACCTCCGAGGCGGCCGGCGGTGGCCTGACGACGTGGCACAACGGAGGCACGTCCGGCTACTCGACGATGCTCGCGATGGACCGCGAGCGCGGAGTCGCCGTCTTCCTCAGCGGCAGCACCGCCACCTCGGTCGACGACGTCGGCCTGGACCTGCTCGCCCACGTCCTGGAGGAGCAGTCGTGA
- a CDS encoding aldo/keto reductase, translating into MQYTNLGRTGLSVSRAVLGTMNFGPETSEPDSFAIMDRAQELGVNFFDTANVYGGDGNRGGTEEIVGRWFAQGGERRERTVLATKVYGDMEQYAAPGAERGRDSWPNGGRLSALSIRRALDDSLRRLQTDHIDLYQFHHVDRSTPWDEIWQAMDVAVQQGKVLYVGSSNFAGWHIAQAQEAARSRHFTGLASEQSIYNLLTRDIEREVLPAALHYGLGVIPWSPLQGGLLGGVIEKTESGSRRNAGRSAEAIEKNRPALEQYEAFARERGVAPGELALAWLLHQPGVTGPITGPRTMEQLESAVASVDVALDSDDLARLDEIFPGHRTAPEDYAW; encoded by the coding sequence ATGCAGTACACGAATCTCGGCCGCACCGGCCTGTCCGTCTCCCGCGCCGTCCTCGGCACCATGAACTTCGGACCCGAGACCAGCGAGCCCGACTCGTTCGCGATCATGGACCGGGCGCAGGAGCTGGGCGTCAACTTCTTCGACACCGCCAACGTCTACGGCGGCGACGGGAACCGCGGCGGCACTGAGGAGATCGTCGGCCGCTGGTTCGCGCAGGGCGGCGAGCGCCGCGAGCGCACCGTGCTGGCGACCAAGGTCTACGGCGACATGGAGCAGTACGCGGCGCCCGGCGCCGAGCGCGGCCGCGACTCCTGGCCCAACGGCGGACGCCTGTCGGCCCTCAGCATCCGCCGCGCTCTCGACGACAGCCTGCGCCGCCTGCAGACCGACCACATCGACCTCTACCAGTTCCACCACGTCGACCGCTCGACGCCGTGGGACGAGATCTGGCAGGCGATGGACGTCGCCGTGCAGCAGGGCAAGGTCCTCTACGTCGGCTCGAGCAACTTCGCCGGCTGGCACATCGCGCAGGCGCAGGAGGCGGCCCGATCGCGGCACTTCACCGGCCTCGCCTCGGAGCAGTCGATCTACAACCTGCTCACCCGCGACATCGAGCGCGAGGTGCTGCCGGCCGCGCTCCACTACGGGCTCGGCGTGATCCCGTGGTCGCCGCTGCAGGGCGGGCTGCTGGGCGGAGTGATCGAGAAGACGGAGTCGGGCAGCCGCCGCAACGCGGGCCGCTCCGCCGAGGCGATCGAGAAGAACCGCCCGGCGCTCGAGCAGTACGAGGCGTTCGCCCGCGAGCGCGGCGTCGCGCCCGGAGAGCTCGCGCTCGCGTGGCTCCTGCACCAGCCCGGCGTCACCGGGCCGATCACGGGCCCGCGGACCATGGAGCAGCTCGAGAGCGCGGTCGCGTCGGTCGACGTGGCGCTCGACTCCGACGACCTGGCGCGCCTCGACGAGATCTTCCCCGGGCACCGCACGGCGCCCGAGGACTACGCCTGGTGA
- a CDS encoding aldo/keto reductase encodes MKQRALGDITVGAIGLGGMPMSIEGRPDRDRSIATIHAALDAGVTLIDTADAYHLGGEDDLGHNELLIAEALRGYGGDTSGVLVATKGGHLRPEPGVWTQDGRPEHLKEAARASAQRLGVEAIGLYQYHRPDPSVPYADSIGALVELLDEGVIVRAGISNADPAQIREAHGILGGRLVSVQNQFSPSFRSSEPELELCAELGIAFLPWSPLGGISSAAELGSRYSAFATVAEAHGVSPQVVCLAWELAKAPIVLPIPGSSRPESIRDSATAADLELTPEELASLE; translated from the coding sequence ATGAAGCAGCGCGCACTCGGCGACATCACCGTCGGCGCGATCGGCCTCGGCGGCATGCCGATGTCGATCGAGGGCCGCCCCGACCGCGACCGGTCGATCGCCACGATCCACGCGGCGCTCGACGCCGGCGTCACCCTGATCGACACCGCCGACGCCTACCACCTGGGCGGCGAGGACGACCTCGGACACAACGAGCTGCTGATCGCCGAGGCGCTGCGCGGCTACGGCGGCGACACCTCCGGAGTGCTCGTCGCCACGAAGGGCGGGCACCTGCGCCCCGAGCCCGGCGTGTGGACGCAGGACGGGCGTCCCGAGCACCTGAAGGAGGCGGCGCGCGCGTCCGCGCAGCGCCTCGGAGTCGAGGCGATCGGGCTGTACCAGTACCACCGGCCCGACCCGTCGGTGCCGTACGCGGACTCGATCGGAGCGCTCGTCGAGCTGCTCGACGAGGGCGTCATCGTGCGCGCCGGCATCTCGAACGCCGACCCGGCGCAGATCCGGGAGGCGCACGGGATCCTCGGCGGGCGCCTCGTCTCGGTGCAGAACCAGTTCTCGCCGTCGTTCCGCTCCAGCGAGCCGGAGCTCGAGCTCTGCGCGGAGCTGGGAATCGCGTTCCTGCCGTGGAGCCCGCTCGGCGGCATCTCGTCGGCGGCCGAGCTGGGCTCGCGCTACTCGGCGTTCGCGACCGTCGCCGAGGCGCACGGAGTCTCGCCACAGGTGGTCTGCCTGGCGTGGGAACTGGCGAAGGCGCCGATCGTGCTGCCGATCCCGGGCTCGTCGCGTCCCGAGAGCATCCGCGACTCGGCCACGGCGGCCGACCTGGAGCTGACCCCGGAGGAGCTCGCCTCGCTCGAGTGA
- a CDS encoding LysR family transcriptional regulator — protein MELRQLEHFLAVAKEQHFTRAASALQISQSGLSASIRALESELGSPLFTRSTRRVELTPAGRAMLEESERSVASALAARDAVRAVQGVLRGSLAVGTEECLGGVHLPRELATFRGEHPGVALRLTHDGSGALLDAVAAGRLDLALVADIGATPAGVRTLPLASEGFAVLAHPDHPLADRAVCRVHDLVGETIVGLQGHWGASHLAAQAFAEHGLAFEIELEVNDVHTLLDLVGYGMGVAVVPAHFAEKRPEALTAVPLEDPLLVWRTMVAVPERPTAAARAFVSALPSPSAVSQNLS, from the coding sequence ATGGAACTGCGTCAGCTCGAACACTTCCTCGCCGTGGCGAAGGAGCAGCACTTCACCCGCGCCGCGAGCGCGCTGCAGATCTCGCAGTCGGGCCTGTCGGCCTCCATCCGCGCGCTCGAGAGCGAGCTCGGCAGTCCGCTGTTCACCCGCAGCACCCGGCGCGTGGAGCTGACGCCCGCCGGCCGGGCGATGCTCGAGGAGTCGGAGCGGTCGGTGGCGAGCGCCCTCGCCGCGCGCGACGCGGTGCGGGCGGTGCAGGGCGTGCTGCGCGGGAGCCTCGCGGTCGGCACGGAGGAGTGCCTGGGCGGCGTGCACCTGCCGCGCGAGCTCGCGACGTTCCGCGGCGAGCATCCGGGAGTCGCGCTGCGGCTGACGCACGACGGGTCCGGCGCGCTGCTCGACGCGGTGGCCGCCGGCCGTCTCGATCTCGCGCTGGTCGCCGACATCGGAGCGACGCCCGCGGGCGTGCGGACCCTGCCGCTCGCGAGCGAGGGCTTCGCGGTCCTGGCGCACCCCGATCATCCGCTCGCCGACCGCGCGGTGTGCCGCGTGCACGATCTCGTCGGCGAGACGATCGTGGGGCTGCAGGGGCACTGGGGCGCGAGCCACCTGGCCGCGCAGGCGTTCGCCGAGCACGGTCTGGCGTTCGAGATCGAGCTCGAGGTGAACGACGTGCACACGCTGCTCGACCTGGTCGGCTACGGCATGGGCGTCGCGGTGGTGCCGGCGCACTTCGCCGAGAAGCGGCCCGAGGCGCTGACCGCGGTGCCGCTCGAGGATCCGCTGCTCGTCTGGCGCACGATGGTGGCGGTTCCGGAACGGCCGACCGCGGCGGCCCGCGCCTTCGTGTCGGCGCTGCCGTCACCGTCCGCGGTGTCGCAGAACCTCAGCTGA
- a CDS encoding TetR/AcrR family transcriptional regulator: protein MTVVDAPEQSSRRSRTRERLLDAAYDVFAETGVHSASVEQVSERAGFTRGAFYSNFTSKEELFFALMERENGARLAGLVEQMGRTLPKLAGTAEPLTAEALGAVVLDFLHGPFDDDRRWCLVQAEFELLALRDPAIAPRYSGFRARFDASLVDIIGSALQQVGRTFALEPTVAVRLVLASYEGAVKQSLLDGDSDDQSLERLRSSLTGVVIAVSAPV, encoded by the coding sequence ATGACCGTGGTCGACGCTCCCGAGCAGTCCTCCCGCCGCAGCCGCACCCGCGAGCGGCTCCTCGACGCGGCCTACGACGTCTTCGCCGAGACCGGCGTGCACTCGGCCTCGGTCGAGCAGGTGTCGGAGCGGGCCGGCTTCACCCGCGGGGCCTTCTACTCGAACTTCACCAGCAAGGAGGAGCTGTTCTTCGCCCTGATGGAGCGCGAGAACGGCGCCCGCCTCGCCGGGCTCGTCGAGCAGATGGGCCGCACGCTGCCCAAGCTCGCCGGCACCGCGGAGCCGCTGACCGCCGAGGCGCTCGGCGCGGTGGTGCTCGACTTCCTGCACGGCCCCTTCGACGACGACCGCCGCTGGTGCCTGGTGCAGGCCGAGTTCGAGCTGCTGGCTCTGCGCGACCCGGCGATCGCGCCGCGCTACAGCGGGTTCCGGGCGCGCTTCGACGCCTCCCTCGTCGACATCATCGGCTCGGCGCTGCAGCAGGTCGGCCGGACGTTCGCGCTGGAGCCGACCGTCGCGGTCCGTCTCGTGCTGGCGAGCTACGAGGGCGCGGTGAAGCAGTCCCTCCTCGACGGCGACTCCGACGACCAGAGCCTCGAGCGGCTGCGCTCGTCCCTCACAGGAGTCGTGATCGCGGTCTCGGCCCCGGTCTGA
- a CDS encoding MMPL family transporter, with the protein MSSLLYRLGRWVYQAHRLVAVLWLAVVVLAGGGAVLLNQGTDNSFSIPGTESQTALDQLERTFPQVSGTSARYVVVAPDGGSVEDADITGPVGDAVAALTDVEGVAAVTDPYSDTVEGTISDEGNALVITAQMEGSATTTSEESRDALQAEATTLEDALPAGSVVSLGGDLFSQNLPGVTITEAIGLIVALVVLVLTFGSFLAAGMPLVTALLGVALSMSAIFVATRFASISSTTPLLALMLGLAVGIDYALFIISRHQDQLKQGMHPEESTARSVATAGSAVVFAGLTVIIALVGLSVANIPFLTTMGVAAAGGVAIAVVIALTLTPALLGFAGERLRPKERRAKKKAAAAKQVAGAHADPEVEPDSLPASPGTHVHAEVPRGFFRGWVRAVTRFPIVTIIAVIGVLGVASIPALSLRLALPDAGYQAEGTPARDTYDLLAENFGAGYNGPLIVTGTIIGSTDPLGLMADLKTEIEGLDGVASVPLATPNETADTGIIQVIPEGGPDSEATKALVAEIRDKHDYFQEEYGVDLAVTGQTAVGIDISDTLANALLPFGILVVGLSLVLLTMVFRSLWVPLKATLGYLLSVGASFGAVAAVFEWGWFADALHVDKTGPIISFMPIILMGVLFGLAMDYEVFLVSRMREDYVHGRSARAAVESGFVGSAKVVTAAAVIMFSVFAAFVPEGDTNIKPIALGLAVGVFVDAFIVRMTLVPAVLHLLGDRAWHMPRWLDRILPSFDVEGEGLTKELALADWPEPGATDAIAADGLSLDGPDGPLYRDVAVRLPAGAALVVHGPHRSGRTALLLTLAGRLAPDSGRLKVDGLVVPIRSSAVRGRVGLVRLAGAADPIEEVRAALSTHPALLVLDDVDTVTDPQLRDDLRAELDGARAHALEHERPFTVVASAVEPDALDDLLPSDRDVRAVSTAAAGRAIAKVL; encoded by the coding sequence GTGTCGTCGCTGCTCTACCGACTCGGGCGATGGGTCTACCAGGCCCACCGTCTCGTCGCCGTCCTCTGGCTGGCCGTCGTCGTGCTCGCGGGAGGCGGCGCCGTGCTGCTGAACCAGGGCACCGACAACAGCTTCTCGATCCCGGGCACCGAGTCGCAGACCGCGCTCGACCAGCTCGAGCGCACGTTCCCGCAGGTCAGCGGCACGTCCGCTCGCTACGTCGTCGTCGCTCCGGACGGCGGCAGCGTCGAGGACGCGGACATCACCGGGCCCGTCGGCGACGCCGTCGCCGCGCTCACCGACGTCGAGGGCGTGGCCGCGGTCACCGATCCCTACTCCGACACCGTCGAGGGCACGATCTCGGACGAGGGGAACGCCCTCGTCATCACCGCGCAGATGGAGGGCTCCGCGACCACCACCTCCGAGGAGTCCCGCGACGCCCTCCAGGCCGAGGCGACGACCCTCGAGGACGCGCTGCCCGCCGGCTCCGTCGTCTCGCTCGGCGGCGACCTCTTCTCGCAGAACCTGCCCGGAGTGACGATCACCGAGGCGATCGGCCTGATCGTCGCGCTCGTGGTCCTGGTGCTGACCTTCGGCTCGTTCCTGGCCGCCGGCATGCCGCTCGTCACCGCTCTCCTCGGCGTCGCGCTCTCGATGTCGGCCATCTTCGTCGCGACCCGCTTCGCGTCGATCTCGTCGACGACTCCGCTGCTCGCCCTGATGCTCGGGCTCGCGGTCGGCATCGACTACGCCCTCTTCATCATCAGCCGCCACCAGGACCAGCTGAAGCAGGGCATGCACCCGGAGGAGTCGACCGCCCGCTCGGTCGCGACCGCCGGCTCCGCGGTGGTCTTCGCCGGCCTCACGGTGATCATCGCGCTGGTCGGCCTGTCGGTCGCGAACATCCCGTTCCTGACGACCATGGGCGTCGCCGCGGCGGGCGGAGTCGCGATCGCGGTGGTCATCGCGCTCACCCTCACTCCGGCGCTGCTCGGGTTCGCCGGCGAGCGCCTGCGCCCGAAGGAGCGCCGCGCGAAGAAGAAGGCGGCGGCCGCGAAGCAGGTCGCCGGAGCCCACGCCGACCCCGAGGTCGAGCCCGACTCGCTCCCCGCCTCTCCGGGCACCCACGTCCACGCCGAGGTGCCGCGAGGCTTCTTCCGCGGCTGGGTCCGCGCCGTCACCCGGTTCCCGATCGTCACGATCATCGCCGTGATCGGCGTGCTCGGAGTCGCGAGCATCCCGGCGCTGAGCCTGCGCCTCGCGCTGCCCGACGCCGGCTACCAGGCCGAGGGCACACCCGCCCGCGACACCTACGACCTGCTCGCCGAGAACTTCGGCGCCGGCTACAACGGCCCCCTCATCGTGACGGGCACCATCATCGGCTCGACCGACCCGCTGGGTCTCATGGCCGACCTCAAGACCGAGATCGAGGGACTCGACGGCGTCGCCTCCGTGCCGCTGGCCACCCCCAACGAGACCGCCGACACCGGCATCATCCAGGTGATCCCCGAGGGCGGACCGGACTCGGAGGCGACCAAGGCGCTGGTCGCCGAGATCCGCGACAAGCACGACTACTTCCAGGAGGAGTACGGCGTCGACCTCGCAGTGACCGGCCAGACGGCGGTCGGCATCGACATCTCGGACACGCTCGCGAACGCCCTGCTGCCGTTCGGCATCCTGGTCGTCGGCCTCTCCCTGGTCCTGCTGACCATGGTGTTCCGCTCGCTGTGGGTGCCGCTGAAGGCGACGCTGGGCTACCTGCTGTCGGTCGGCGCGTCGTTCGGCGCCGTCGCCGCGGTCTTCGAGTGGGGCTGGTTCGCCGACGCCCTGCACGTCGACAAGACGGGCCCGATCATCAGCTTCATGCCGATCATCCTGATGGGCGTGCTGTTCGGCCTCGCCATGGACTACGAGGTGTTCCTCGTCTCGCGGATGCGCGAGGACTACGTCCACGGACGGTCCGCGCGCGCCGCGGTCGAGTCGGGCTTCGTCGGCTCGGCGAAGGTCGTCACGGCGGCCGCGGTCATCATGTTCTCGGTCTTCGCGGCGTTCGTGCCCGAGGGCGACACGAACATCAAGCCGATCGCGCTGGGCCTCGCCGTGGGCGTGTTCGTCGACGCGTTCATCGTGCGGATGACGCTGGTCCCGGCGGTCCTGCACCTGCTCGGCGACCGCGCGTGGCACATGCCGCGCTGGCTCGACCGGATCCTCCCCTCCTTCGACGTGGAGGGCGAGGGCCTGACGAAGGAGCTCGCGCTCGCCGACTGGCCCGAGCCCGGAGCGACCGACGCGATCGCCGCGGACGGCCTCTCGCTCGACGGACCCGACGGCCCGCTCTACCGCGACGTCGCCGTGCGGCTGCCGGCCGGAGCCGCGCTCGTCGTGCACGGACCGCACCGCTCGGGACGCACCGCCCTGCTGCTGACGCTGGCGGGCCGGCTGGCCCCCGACTCCGGTCGCCTCAAGGTCGACGGGCTCGTGGTGCCGATCCGCTCCTCCGCGGTGCGCGGCCGGGTCGGGCTCGTGCGCCTGGCCGGAGCCGCCGATCCGATCGAGGAGGTGCGCGCGGCGCTCTCGACGCACCCGGCGCTCCTCGTGCTCGACGACGTCGACACGGTCACCGATCCGCAGCTGCGCGACGACCTGCGGGCCGAGCTCGACGGCGCCCGGGCGCACGCGCTCGAGCACGAGCGCCCGTTCACCGTCGTCGCCTCCGCCGTCGAGCCCGACGCGCTCGACGACCTCCTCCCCTCCGACCGCGACGTGCGCGCGGTCTCGACTGCGGCCGCCGGCCGCGCGATCGCAAAGGTCCTCTGA